TATAAATACACATAATAAATAGAGGCTGaatcaataaatatacaaaCGCACAGCATTCATATGCAGTCAGCATGGTGGAATGTTGTTGATCCCCTTTGGGTTTTTCTTCTACAGACACGTttcaaataagacacaattaaATATTACACATGATTTTTGATTCTTTAAAAAGAGAATGTTACCGAGTCATCAGCACTGAGCCATTTTCTCGTGAGTGGCATGGCTGTCCAGTCCTTCACCCTCCAGCCAAGTCTCATCCAACTCCCTGAGAATCTCTTGTAGAGACAGCTCAGGCAAAGGCGCCTGTTGGACCAGCGATGGAAATCCCGAGGCCCTGCAACCTTCCTGAACGTTCCACGAATCATCCCTCTGCGAGAAATGACTCTCCGGGGGCGGGCTGCTTTCGATGTTGACGTCCCAGTATCCCGAATCGGGGGTGTCGGGGCTGGAGGAGTGAGAACCGGGGCAGGCCATGTAGTTGTGTGGCCCGTAGCCCAGCGGGGTCATTGGGTCTGTTTGGAAGCTCGGCTGGCCCCAATAGCCTCTCGGGTTATGGCTGGAGCTGTGGCCCAATGGCGAGCTGTGATAGAGGCCATACATAGAGCTGTAATGCTGATGCTCCTCGACGGTGGGGTACAATGGAGGGCACGGTCCGCAAAAGCAGgattcctctctctcttccttCACGCGGGTAGGGTAGGATGGCGGGGGACATTGTCGCCCCATGGAGAGTGGACCACTGTGAGCGCCCCTGGGCGCAGTGGGATGTGAACCTGAAGCGTTTGGGATTGGACTATCAGCCTGCCATAGTGCTTTCTTGGCGC
Above is a window of Stigmatopora argus isolate UIUO_Sarg chromosome 11, RoL_Sarg_1.0, whole genome shotgun sequence DNA encoding:
- the LOC144084829 gene encoding homeobox protein ttx-1-like, with protein sequence MDWIPIEFVSRIPKRTTVQRGNKASADQYIRYPKISSGHTESHRGHTTILTELCHVGDLGILFKSPAMWKDSTNDDPRATACSGGSSRSASRRKRTSFSKEHVELLRVTFETDPYPGISLRESLSQTTGLPESRIQVWFQNRRARTLKCKGAKKALWQADSPIPNASGSHPTAPRGAHSGPLSMGRQCPPPSYPTRVKEEREESCFCGPCPPLYPTVEEHQHYSSMYGLYHSSPLGHSSSHNPRGYWGQPSFQTDPMTPLGYGPHNYMACPGSHSSSPDTPDSGYWDVNIESSPPPESHFSQRDDSWNVQEGCRASGFPSLVQQAPLPELSLQEILRELDETWLEGEGLDSHATHEKMAQC